A genomic region of Syntrophales bacterium contains the following coding sequences:
- the hdrA2 gene encoding CoB-CoM heterodisulfide reductase HdrA2: protein MEASNLAKISTAAVQEVRVGVYVCHCGLNIAQSVDCRKVAEIASELDDVVISKDLIYACSEPGQQEIKDDIVEHKLDRIVVASCSPRLHEPTFRQMIQSVGLNPYLLEMANLREQCSWVHMHEPEAATQKATDLVKMAVSRARLLWPLTEEILPLTKRAMIIGGGISGIQAALDLADSDYEVILVEKKPSIGGIMAQLEKTFPTMDCSIUILGPKMTDVGRHPRIKLLTMSEVVDVKGYVGNFEVRIVKRARYVDENQCTVCGECAKVCPVVRPDEFDVGLSSRKAIYSPFPQAVPSAYLININECLGHTPSVCSKCIDACDKGCIDFNMSDEEFVEKVGSIIVATGLEPYNPTELDEYGYTRFENVLTSMEFERLVNAGGPSQGELIRPTDKKRPVSIGFIQCVGSRSARKGSSYCSNVCCMNTVKSTLILKEHYPEMDIKVFYIDIRAFGKGFEELYMRSRRLGVHYLRSLPGNVEELPDKSLRVAVENTATGKLDFYDLDMLVLALGIQPAQGTKKLQEMLGLQLTSDGFFLEAHPKLLPVDAATRGVFYCGCAESPKDIKDSVTQASAAAARAIRLMHKGEITSEPITSEIIHEHCKSCGICVEVCPYNAITVDVKKKTPAVVNTAACAGCGTCAAECPFGAIIMNHFTDDQITRQIDAMLEETPGEKVLAFACNWCSYAGADYAGVSRLQYPANVRLIRTMCSGRVDEEFIWHGFLQGAPVVLVSGCHIGDCHYIDANHWTEKRIKKIHKRMEKLGIRPERLQLAWISAAEGIRFAEVMHKMEKLRQEVSDQEIAETIEILKNRKK, encoded by the coding sequence ATGGAAGCAAGTAATTTAGCAAAAATTTCGACCGCTGCCGTGCAGGAGGTGCGTGTTGGTGTGTATGTGTGCCACTGTGGTTTAAATATTGCCCAGTCAGTGGACTGCCGGAAGGTGGCTGAAATAGCATCAGAACTTGATGATGTTGTTATTTCAAAAGATCTTATTTATGCCTGTTCGGAACCGGGACAGCAGGAAATCAAAGATGATATCGTTGAACATAAATTGGACCGAATTGTGGTAGCCTCTTGTTCACCGAGGCTTCATGAACCTACATTTCGCCAGATGATACAGTCCGTTGGTCTCAACCCTTATCTACTCGAAATGGCCAATCTTCGTGAACAATGCAGCTGGGTTCATATGCATGAGCCCGAAGCCGCCACGCAAAAGGCTACGGATCTGGTAAAAATGGCTGTTTCACGGGCGCGACTGCTCTGGCCGCTCACTGAAGAAATTCTGCCACTTACAAAACGGGCCATGATTATTGGAGGTGGTATTTCCGGAATTCAGGCCGCTCTTGATCTTGCAGACAGTGACTATGAAGTCATCCTGGTGGAGAAGAAGCCGTCCATTGGCGGTATTATGGCTCAACTGGAAAAGACCTTTCCCACCATGGACTGTTCCATCTGAATTCTCGGGCCGAAGATGACGGATGTCGGTCGACATCCCAGGATAAAACTCCTCACCATGAGTGAGGTTGTGGATGTTAAAGGTTATGTGGGCAACTTTGAGGTTCGGATTGTTAAGAGGGCACGCTATGTGGACGAAAATCAGTGCACGGTATGTGGAGAATGCGCAAAAGTTTGTCCGGTAGTTCGCCCGGATGAGTTCGATGTGGGGCTTTCTTCACGCAAGGCCATTTATTCACCCTTTCCCCAGGCTGTACCTTCTGCTTATTTGATTAATATCAATGAATGCCTCGGTCATACCCCTTCCGTATGTTCCAAATGCATCGATGCCTGTGATAAGGGCTGTATTGATTTTAACATGTCCGATGAAGAGTTTGTGGAAAAAGTGGGCTCTATTATTGTGGCAACCGGTCTGGAGCCCTATAATCCCACTGAGCTTGACGAATACGGATACACAAGGTTTGAAAATGTGCTGACCAGTATGGAATTTGAGCGACTTGTCAATGCGGGAGGCCCTTCCCAGGGAGAGCTGATACGTCCCACAGACAAAAAAAGACCAGTATCCATCGGTTTTATTCAATGTGTCGGTTCCCGTTCTGCGAGGAAAGGCAGCAGTTACTGTTCAAATGTTTGCTGTATGAATACTGTAAAGAGCACTCTGATACTTAAAGAACATTATCCTGAAATGGACATAAAGGTATTCTATATCGATATTCGCGCATTTGGGAAAGGTTTCGAAGAACTTTATATGCGCAGCCGCAGATTGGGGGTTCATTATCTGAGGAGTTTACCGGGCAATGTAGAGGAGCTGCCGGATAAAAGTCTTAGAGTCGCAGTTGAAAATACAGCCACGGGAAAACTGGATTTTTATGACCTGGATATGCTGGTGTTGGCCCTGGGTATCCAGCCGGCACAAGGCACCAAAAAACTTCAGGAAATGCTGGGGCTTCAGTTGACTTCCGATGGGTTTTTCCTGGAAGCCCATCCAAAACTGCTGCCGGTAGATGCTGCCACGCGGGGCGTTTTTTACTGTGGATGCGCTGAAAGTCCAAAGGACATAAAAGATAGCGTTACTCAGGCCTCCGCAGCAGCCGCGCGTGCCATAAGGCTGATGCATAAAGGTGAAATTACTTCAGAACCAATTACCTCCGAAATAATTCATGAGCATTGTAAATCCTGTGGAATATGTGTGGAGGTGTGCCCTTACAATGCGATTACCGTTGATGTAAAGAAAAAAACTCCGGCGGTCGTAAATACCGCGGCATGTGCCGGTTGCGGTACCTGTGCTGCAGAATGTCCTTTTGGGGCCATCATCATGAACCATTTTACGGATGATCAGATCACCAGGCAGATCGATGCCATGCTTGAAGAAACGCCCGGAGAGAAGGTTCTGGCATTCGCCTGCAACTGGTGTTCATATGCCGGGGCAGATTATGCGGGCGTCTCGCGTTTGCAATATCCTGCCAACGTTCGTCTTATACGAACCATGTGTTCAGGCCGTGTTGATGAAGAATTCATCTGGCATGGCTTTCTTCAAGGTGCCCCGGTTGTTCTTGTCAGCGGATGTCATATTGGC
- a CDS encoding hydrogenase iron-sulfur subunit, translating into MDNFNIALFMCNWGPHSAFQTLQDQRAEIPPEIRMIRIPCTGRISKALLLKAFEKGADGVALVGCDPGTCRYGSGTVTAHDNTADSREILQCLGLGKDRLCWATFLPDESDELLQFLVDFTDQIKRLGKSPVIPVGEAPEEVISGESVADIVSFHNVFACQDCGKCTSACSLAVAGKPFSPRALVTSIIAGDIDSPSVQDNVFACLTCGLCYDRCPSAINFPGFIRDIRAFIQKRKGDTHPVHGGFFHSLMRVMTSPGLTAKRWDWLPEDIVIDDESNVLFWGGCATYLDIFFRKHLGVKTRDILVDSLRLINFFDIQPALLHDERCCGHDLLWSGDRDNYKKLGALNVEMIQDLGVEEVITACPECYRTLSHDYQRQGIELNVKVTHLYSFLENEIAKGAVDFKKIDKRLTFQDPCRLSRFEQGAELPRMLISHLKAVSFQEMQNSGNSAICCGNCAWTGCDSFSKTLQVKRLKQAHDTGSNLLVTACPKCQIHLKCAMEDPFRGEELEIEMVDLASLIARTIYWK; encoded by the coding sequence ATGGATAATTTCAATATTGCCTTGTTCATGTGTAACTGGGGACCGCATTCTGCATTTCAAACTCTTCAGGATCAGAGGGCTGAAATTCCTCCTGAAATAAGAATGATTCGGATACCCTGTACCGGAAGAATCAGCAAGGCGTTACTTTTAAAAGCTTTTGAAAAAGGAGCCGATGGAGTTGCTCTCGTTGGGTGTGACCCCGGAACTTGTCGATATGGAAGTGGAACTGTCACTGCCCACGATAATACGGCAGACTCACGGGAAATTCTTCAATGTTTAGGTTTGGGAAAAGATCGTCTTTGTTGGGCCACGTTTTTACCTGATGAATCAGATGAATTGCTGCAGTTTCTTGTAGATTTTACAGATCAAATAAAACGGTTGGGAAAAAGTCCGGTGATCCCGGTCGGAGAGGCACCGGAAGAAGTTATCAGCGGGGAATCAGTGGCCGATATTGTTTCTTTTCATAATGTCTTTGCATGCCAGGACTGCGGAAAATGCACGTCTGCCTGTTCGCTGGCTGTGGCTGGAAAACCGTTTTCTCCCCGTGCTCTGGTGACTTCTATAATAGCAGGTGATATAGATTCTCCTTCAGTCCAGGATAATGTCTTTGCATGCCTGACTTGCGGGCTCTGTTATGATCGATGTCCCTCTGCCATCAATTTCCCGGGGTTTATCAGGGATATCCGGGCGTTTATACAGAAAAGAAAAGGAGATACTCATCCGGTTCACGGGGGCTTTTTTCACTCTCTTATGAGAGTGATGACATCTCCCGGACTGACTGCAAAACGCTGGGACTGGCTTCCCGAAGATATTGTCATTGATGACGAAAGCAATGTCCTTTTTTGGGGCGGGTGTGCGACGTACTTAGACATATTTTTCAGAAAACATCTCGGTGTTAAAACCAGAGATATTCTGGTAGACAGTCTTCGCCTCATCAATTTTTTTGATATTCAACCTGCACTGCTTCACGATGAACGATGTTGTGGACATGATCTCCTCTGGTCCGGCGACCGGGATAATTACAAGAAGCTCGGTGCCTTAAACGTGGAAATGATTCAAGACCTTGGAGTCGAGGAAGTTATTACTGCTTGTCCGGAATGTTACCGGACGCTCTCACACGACTATCAGCGGCAAGGAATAGAATTAAATGTCAAGGTAACGCACCTTTATAGTTTTCTGGAAAACGAAATTGCCAAGGGCGCCGTTGATTTCAAAAAAATTGACAAGAGGTTGACCTTTCAGGATCCATGCCGCCTGAGCCGATTTGAACAGGGGGCAGAGTTGCCACGAATGCTGATTAGTCATCTCAAAGCCGTCAGTTTCCAGGAAATGCAGAACAGTGGAAATTCTGCTATATGCTGTGGAAACTGTGCATGGACCGGATGTGATTCTTTCAGTAAAACACTTCAAGTAAAGCGTCTCAAGCAGGCACATGATACGGGAAGCAATCTTCTGGTCACTGCTTGTCCGAAATGCCAGATTCATCTGAAATGTGCCATGGAGGACCCTTTTCGAGGAGAGGAGCTTGAGATTGAAATGGTAGACCTGGCAAGTCTTATTGCCAGGACTATATACTGGAAGTAA